CACGGATTGCCATCCTGGAGGCACCCGCCACCGCCACCGCCGCTGATGGTCTCGCAGCGGCCGACCCCCCCGGGCTGCGCGGTGCAGGAGTTGCCGCAGCACTCGGCGTCCTGGGTACAGATGTCACCGTTGGCCTTGCAGACCCACGAGCGGGAGCAGACACCGTTCTGGCAGTTCTGCGAGCAGCACTGGTCCTCGGTGGCCTCCGTGCAGGACTGGCCGAGCACCTTGCACGTGTCGGACGTATCCGCCAGCGGAGCGCACTTGCCGCCCGTGCACGTCTTCGAGCAGCACTGCTCGGCCGTGGAACACGCGCCGCCCTCGTCGAGGCACAGGGTGGAGGAACACTTGCCGTTGAGGCACGAGTTGCTGCAGCACTGCCCGCCCGTGGCGCACACCTCTCCGGCGCTGCGGCACAGGTTGTTGGCCTCGGGACACCGGCCGTCCTCGCCACACACCCCCGTACAGCACGCCGCGCCCTGGTTGCGATCGCACACCGCCCCGGCGGACACACAGTAGGAGCCCGAACCGCCGTCCAGCTCCACCCCGCTGGTGCCACCATCCGGCAGGTTTCCGGACACGCCACCGTCCGGCTCGGGCGGGAGGACGACTCCTGAATCCTCGGGGACGGTTCCGGCGTCATCGCCGGGATTCGTCTGCGTCCCACCACAATCACAGCCCACGATGCTGATGGTCACTGCCAGGGCGCCCAGCAGCAACCAACGGTTTCCTCGTATCACGAGTGACTCCCTCTGGTGACGGCCGGCCCCGGCCCCCCTGGGTACGAGGGGTCCGGCCACGTCGAACACACGCCGTGGCTCACGCCACGTGTGGAGGGAGACCCGTGGCGGGAGTCGATGGCCACGGGCTACAGGCTGTCTGGAAAACTACAGACGGAAGGAGCCGTCAGTCGTCGAGCAGCTCCACGTTCCAGTACGAGGCATCAGCCAGGTTCAGGAACGGCAGCCACTCGCGGTAGGTGACGCGGCGGGAGGCACCTCGGAAGAGGGGCGTCCAGCGCGGCCGCATGGGCACCTTGAGGAGCTTCATGTGCGCCTGCTCCGGCGTGCGGCCGCCCTTCTTCAAGTTGCAAGGCACGCACGAGCACACCACGTTCTCCCAGCTCGTCTTGCCCCCCTGGGAGCGAGGCACCACGTGATCCAGGTTCAGCTCCGAGCGCGGCAGCGTCCGGGCGCAGTACTGGCAGGTGTCATGGTCGCGCGCGTAGATGTTGAGGCGGGAGAAGCGGACCCGGCCGCGCGGCAGGTACTCGTAGGCGGAGAGCACCACCACGCGGGGCACGCGGATGCGCCGGTCGATGGTGTTGATGCTGTCGTGCGGGGCGCTGGCGCTCAGCTCGGCCCAGTCCTTGAATTCATAGAGGCGATACTGCGTGTCGATGGCCTTCGCGACGCCCAGATAGAGCAGCGAGAGGGCCCGCTTCACCGAGGTGACGTGGACCGGTTGGTAGTTCCGGTTCAGGACGAGAACGGCGCTGTTCAACATGGCTGCCTTCCCTGTGAGGCCGCTCCAACGGCTTCAGCGACCGGCCCGAGGTCCTCCTCCGCCAGGCACCGGACGTCGAGGACCACCTCTCCGTCCGAAATCCGCCCAATCACCGGAACGTCCGCCTCCCGGAGGTATTCCAGGAAGGCCGCCGGCCCCCCAACGGTGAGGATGCACGCGAAGGAAGGCAACCGGGCCAGGGGCATCGCTCCCCCGCCTACCTGCCCCGACGTCGGAGCCACGCGAGCCTTGACCCCCTTCACCGCCAGGAGCGCGAGCAGCCGCTCGGCGCGGGCACGCAGGGACTCCGGGGGCTGGGTGAGCAACCGGTACGTGGGCACCGCCTCCGGCCGCCCATCCCGGTACAGCTCCAGCGTGGCCTCCAAGGCCGCCACCGTCATCTTGTCGATGCGCAGGGCCCGGGTGAGCGGATGCTTCTTCACGCGGGCGAGCAACGCGGCGCGGCCCACGATGATGCCGGCCTGCGGCCCCCCCAGGAGCTTGTCGCCGGAGAAGGCCACCACGTCCGCCCCGGCGGCCACGGTGGCCGGCACGGTGGGCTCGTCGGTGAGGCCCTCGCCCGTGAGTGGTACCAGCGCTCCCGAGCCGAGATCCACGAACACGGGCACCCCGCGCGCGCGGCCCAGCGCCGCCAGCTCCTTCGTCTCCACCTCCTCGGTGAAGCCCACCAGCGCGAAGTTGGAGCGGTGCACCTTCATCAACACGCCGGTGTCCGGCGTGAGGGCCGACTCGTAGTCCGAGCGCCGGGTGCGGTTGGTGGTGCCCACCTCCACGAGGCGCGCCCCGGACTGCTTCATCACGTCCGGCACCCGGAAGCCGCCGCCGATCTCCACCAGCTCCCCGCGCGAGACGATGGCCTCGCGACCCGCGGCCAGCGTGGCCAGCACCAGCAGCGCCGCGCCCGCGCAGTTGTTCACCACGAGGGCATCCTCGGCGCCCGTCAGCCCGGTGAGCAGCTCGATGACGGGAGCGTAGCGGCTGCCACGCTCGCCCTCGTCCAGGTCGTACTCGAGGTTGGAGTAGCCGCGCGACACCTCGGCCACACGGGCCACGGCCTCGGGGGCCAGGGGCGCGCGGCCGAGGTTGGTGTGCAGCACCACCCCGGTGGCGTTGAGCACGGGCCGCAGGTTGGGCGTGGCCAGGACGCGCAACGCGTCCTCCACGTCCGAGTCCTGGAAGGGACGGGCCTCACCGCGCAACAGCCGCTCGCGGACCCGCTCCACGGCCAGCCGCAGCGCCGCCACGGCCCGGGCACGCGGAATGCCCGACAACCGCTCCTCCAGGGAGGGGCGGTGCAAGAGCTGCTCGATGGAGGGGAGCGCGCGCAGCAGCGCGTTCTTCCCCCCGTCGTTGGTCGAGGGTGCACCCACGACCGGAAGTGTAAGGGACCGGGGGCGCTCGCGCCAGCCAACCCGCCTGCCCTTCACCTCGAGTTCACATCACCTGCTGGCCTGCACGGCGGGCGCCTTGGCGGGCCGGCCGTAGAGCAGCTGGTAGGTGTTGTAGGAGCGCAACACCCGCTTGATGTAGCCGCGCGTCTCGGCGATGGGCACCTCTTCCACCCACGCGTCCAGCGGCATCCCCGGGCGGTCCGCGCGCCACCGGTCGATGGCCAGCGGGCCGGCGTTGTAGCCGCCCACCGCGAACGGGGTGTGCCCGGAGAAGCGCTTCACCAGCGAGCCCAGGTAGTGCGCGCCCAGCTTGATGTTGACGTCCGGCTCCAGCAGTGACTGGTTCGTCACCTTCTTGAGCTTGAGCTGACGCGCCACCGCCTGCGCCGTGGAGGGCATGAGCTGGGTGAGGCCCAGCGCACCCGCCCACGAGAGCGCCTTCGGATCCAACGCGCTCTCCTCGCGCATCAGCGCCTGGAGCAGATCCGGCTCCACGCCGGCCGCGGAGGTGTGCTTCTCGATGAGCTCGCGGAAGGCGTTGGGGTAGGCCACCTCCCACACCGGCCGGGTCTCCGGGGTGATGCGGCCGCTCAGGTCCCGGCGCAGCGCCACGCGGGCCACCGCATGCGCGGCGCGCTCGTCGCCGGCTCGCGCCAGCATGAGGACCAGCAACCGGACGTTCTCCGGCGGCAGGTTGGAACGGTTGACGGCGAGCAGCTCCGAGGACACGGCCTCGGGGAAGCCCAGGCGCATCAGCTCCACGGCGGCGGTGAAGTGCGGATCCTTCTCCATCGCCCCCGCGTGCATCGGCCAGGGATCGCGGCGCTCCTGCCTGGTGAAGTCGAGCTGCGGCTCCACGCGCTTCAACCGCGCCGGCTCCAGCGAGCCCAGCATCGCGCGCGCCATCAGCCCGTAGTAGGTGGCCGGGTGCTCCACCGCGAGCTGCTCGAAGAGATCCGCGGCGCCCTTGGCATCACCCCGGTCCTGCAGGGTGCGCGCCCGCCAGTACCGCGCGCGCTCGAAGTCGTACGTCTCGTCCGCGTCGGCGAAGCGCTTCTCGATCTCCACGAGGCTGGAGAGCCCGCCGTCCTTGGCCTTCAGCGTGCGGGAGATCCAGAAGTCCTTGAAGAGCGCCTCGCCGAGGAAGTCCCCCTGGGGGTAGAGCTTCGCCAGCTCCTGGAGCCGCTGCGCGGCCAGCTCCAGTCGGCCCGTCTTCACGTAGAGGTCCGCGGCGTAGAAGAGCGCGTCGTCGGCGAAGGAGTGCTCCGGGAACTCCCGGGCCAGCCGCTCGTAGGTGTCCGTGCCCCTCACCTGGTCCACGATGGAGCGCGAGGAGCCGAGCACGTACAGGGCGCGCGGCAGTAGATCGCGCTCCTTGCACTGGTCCACCACCGGGGTGAGGGCGGCGATGGCGCGGGTGTGCTGGCGCTCCTTGCGCTGGCCCTTGCCGTAGGCGAAGTGGGCCCGGCAGGCGAGCGCGTCCGGCAGCTTGAGCTTGGGCAGCAGGGGCTCGAGCACGTCGAGACCCTGGCGGTTGCGGTTGAGCTCGATGAGCTGCTCGCCGCGCACCACCTTCATCTCCAGGGGCGCCTGCTGCCCCTTCAGGCGAGCCTCGGCCTGCTTCGCCAGGGGCGTGAGCGGGTGCCAGGCCCACAGGCGCCAGAGGAACTCGCGCTCGCGGGTCTTGTCCTTCTTCTCCGCGGCGATGTCGGCGCTGGCCAGGAGGGCCTCGGCGCCGACGTTGCGTCCCCACGAGGGAGAGGTGCGGCTGGCCAGGGGCGCGAGGGCGGCGAGCGCGGCCTCGGTATCCTTGGCCTTGCGCAGGACGCGGCCGAGCGCCAGGCGGGCATCGGCGTACAGCCGGGAGCTGTCGGGCACCTGGGCGAGCAGCACGGCCGCGTCGCTGAAGCGTCCGAGCGACTCCAGGGCCACGCCGGCATGGGTGAGGCAGCGGTCGCGCAGCGCGGGGTAGTCCTCGGCGAGGGCGGTCATCTCCTCGGCGGCGCGCTTGTCGTCCCCGGCACGCACGGCGCTCAGGGCGCGCAGGTAGCGCACCGGGAGCGAGTTGCCCTCCTTCTCGAGCAGCTCGCGCGCGCGGGTGTAGAAGCCCTTGTCGAAGGCCTCCTTGGCCTCCTTGCGCTTGCCCTCGGCGAAGTACGGGGACAGGTCATCCAGCCCGTAGGAGCGGCCCTTGAAGACGCGGGGCTGCACGGGGGCGGGCGGGGGCGGGTCCGGGAACGCGGGGTTGAGCACCTCCACGTACCCGGGGGGCACCAGGACCTTCTCCGAGTCCGGGGGCGGAGAGAGCTGGGCCTCGGACGGAGCATTCTGCGTCTGGGCCTGGGGAGCCGCGGAGGGCTCCTCGGTGGGGGGCGCCTGGGTGAAGGCCAGCGAGGTGGCGGCGGCGGCGGCGGCGAGCAGGGGGACGAAGGCTTTCATACGGGAAGGGCCCTCAGGTGATGGGCCTGGGCAGCCCCGGAGACAACTGGAAGCAGGGAAAAAATTTCCGCGGGCGAACGAAGGTTAGACTGGCCACTACTCATGGACATCCGGACACAGAGCGCGCTTCTCGCATCCATCATCGGGCTGGCGCTCGGCGTTTCCATGTTGTTGAGGGCGGGACGTCCACGAGTGCTCACGCTCTACTCCGTCTTCGCGCTGACGGTGGGCGGGTACTACCTGTCCAGCTTCTTCCACAGCCTGTTCGCGCGTGCTGAGTACCCGTGGGTGTCGAGGGTGGCCGTGGGCGCCACCATTCTACTGGCTTCTCTGGTTCCTGGCGCGGCAGTGGCCTTCTTCCTCGAATTCTTGGGAGTGAGCAAGGGCACGCATCTGCTCGGCAGGCGGCTCGCCTTCCTCTCCGCCGTCTTCGGTCTGGCGGTTGCGGTGTCGCCTCTCGCACAGAAGGGCTGGGTGCGGGTGGTCATGGGCGCCTGGGTGCTCGGGGCCCTGCTGGCCTCGGTTTCGTTGCTGCTCCGACGAGTCAGCACCACCGAGTCGCGCATCGAGAAGCTGCGGCTGACGTACCTGGCCATCGGGGCCGGGGCGGCCATCCTGTTCTCCGCGTTGGACCTGCTGGGGCGCTTCGGCCTGCCCTTCCCCGCCCTGGGGCCGGTCTTCACCACGCTCTACCTGTTCTTCCTGGCCCAGACGCTGCTGCGGCTGCGGCTGATGGACCTGCACGAGCTGCTGGGGAAGATCGCCTCGCAGACGGTGCTGGCCACCATCCTGGCCGCGGTCTTCACCGTGCTGACGGTGTGGGTGGACGAGAACAACACCTCGCTCTTCCTGTTCAACACGGTGGTGGCGGCGTTCGTGGTGCTCATCCTCCTGGAGCCGCTGCGGGTGAAGGTGGAGGAGCAGGTGGTGGCCATCTTCTTCCGCGAGCGCTTCGAGCTGCTGCGGGTGCTGGGCAACGCGCGGACGAGGATGGCGGGCGTCATCGAGATCTCCGAGCTGGCGCGCATGGTGCTGGACGCGCTGCACGAGTCGGGGCGCATCACCCACGCGTCGCTGTACCTGCTGGCGGAGGATCGGCCGGGGTACCGGCTGCTGGACGCCCGGGGCCCGGCGCCGGTGAGTTTCCTGGACACGGGCGCGGCGCGCGGCGTGCTGTTCGCGGTGGCCTCGGGACAGAAGGCGGTGCTGCTGGAGAACCTGGAGCGGCGCATCGTGGTGCTGCGGCAGCAGGCGGTGGAGGGCAAGCGCTTCCGGGACGAGCTCAAGCGGCTCAACGACACGCGCGCGGCGCTCCTGCAGATGAAGGCCGGCATCACCGTGCCGCTGCTGGGCAATGACCGCGTCATCGGCTTCCTCAACCTGTGGGACGAGCGCGTGCCGGAGGCCTACGCCTCGGACGAGATCGCCCTGATCCTCGAGGTGGCCGAGCGGTTGGCGACGGCGCTGGAGAGCTCGAAGCTGTACGAGAAGATCCGCGAGCGCGACCGCCTGGCGGCCCTGGGCGAGATGGCGGCGGGCCTGGCGCACGAAATCCGCAACCCGCTGGGCGCCATCAAGGGCGCGGCGCAGTGTCTGGATCCGAAGCGCCTGCCGGGCGAGGAAGGCGAGTTCCTGGAGGTCATCGTCGAGGAGGTGAACCGCCTGAACGGAGTGGTGTCGGCGTTCCTCGACTACGCGCGGCCCTTGAAGCAGACCTTCGGGCCCACGGACCTGAACGAGGTGGTGACGCGGACGGTGCGCCTCATCCAGAACGAGATGCCCCAGGGCATCGAGTTGAAGGTGGAGCAGGAGGAGTCGCTGCCCCGGGTGGAGGCGGACGCGGAGCAGTTGAAGCAGGTGCTGATCAACCTGGTGCAGAACGCGATGCAGGCGATGGCCGACACCGGGGGCGCCATCACGGTGAAGACGATGAGGCCGGAGCGCTTCAACGACTTCCGGCCCTCGGGGGACTCGTTCGTGGAGGTGCACGTGTCGGACACCGGTCCGGGCATCCCCCAGGACGAGCACCAGCACATCTTCGTGCCCTTCTACACGACGAAACAGAAGGGAACGGGGCTGGGGCTGGCGATCTGCCAGCGCATCGTGAAGAACCACGGCGGGACGCTGGTGGTGCAGAGCAAGCCGGACGAGGGCGCGACGTTCATCATCCGCCTGCCCGCGCCCCCGGCCGAGCCCGTCCAACTTCCGGAGCCGGTCATCGTGGACGGAACGCCCTTCCCCACCACGAAGCCCGCCGAGGCCCAGCCCTCGGAAGGCGCCACGGCGGAAGGGGTACCGCCGAAGCCCGAGCGCAAACCGAAGCGCGAGAAAAAGCGCCGCGCGAGCTGAGAGCGCTATCTGGCTCGAACCTTCAAAAATGAAAAATCGCGGTCACCCGGACTAAGCCCTTTTCACTGGAACAGTTCGCCGGTAGTCTTCCGCGGATGCACTGGCATTTGCCCTCGAAGAGCGCGGCCATGCTGACGGTGATGCTCGCGATCTCCGGACTCGTCGGGATCGATGCGCACGCCCAGCAATGCACTCCTGAGACTCCCGAGACGGTCGATCCGCCCAATGACCGGATGAGCGATACGCGGCTGTTGCGGCGCATCGTGCTCGGGCTCACCGGCACCACTCCGACCCTCGAGCAGTACGAAGCGATGGCGGCCGCGGCCACGCCCGAAGCGCGAGAAGCGATCCTGCGCTCGACGCTCGATAACGCGCTCGCCTCGCCGAAGTTCTACGAGCGGATGCTGCGCTTCGGCCACGAGTGGATCGCGGTGGGCGCGTACACCACCGGCGCTTCCGGCGACGCGTACCAGGGCGACATGTCCGGCCACCTCTTCAAGTGCGCCGCGAACACCCTGCACCCGGGCGCGTACTACCACGTGAACGAGTCGAAGGACCCGGGCAAGCAGTGCAACAACCAGGACCCGGATGGCAATACCGCCGTGCCCGTGGTGAACATGGTCGAGCCCTGGTGGGCACCGGGAACACGGGTCGAGGTGCTCGGAAAGGCCGGCTCCAACGTCACCCAGGTGGTCGATACCACCAAGGGACAGACGTACGACTGCGGCATCGCGAGCGGCGGCTACTACGATCCCATGCTGCCCGCCGGGTGCGGCTGCGGACCGAACCTGGTGTGGTGCTCACCGCTCTCCGGCCTGGGGAGCGCGAGCAACCATGACCTCAACGTTCAACGGCGCCATCCGTACGAGGAACCCGCGCGCCTGTTCGCGCACCTCGCGTGGCACGACCGGCCGCTGTCGGATCTCGTCATCGGCAACTACTCGGTGGGAACCAACTGGCTGCGCGCGCTGTACGTGCGCTTCGGCCGGCAGATGGGCAGCAACGCGGTGGACTCGAACACGACGTGGTGGCGCCCGGACGCGGACGGCGCGCCTCGCGACCCGCTGCACCCGGCACCGAATGATCCGCAGGCGTGGCGCGAGTTCGTGGTCGAGGACCTGGAGCCCTTCCACCTCGCGCTCACCAACAACCGGACGCGCTCCGGCAGCATCGATCGCACGTACCGCTTCGATCCCCGCACCACGGCCGAAGCGCCCAAGGGTCTTCCCGCGGCCGGCGTGCTCACCATGATCGGCGCGATGTCCTCGTTCCCCCGCGAGCGCGTCCGGGCCGCGCGCTTCCTCGAGATCTTCGCCTGTCAGAGCTTCACGCCGCCTCCCGCGGACGTGCACTTCCCCCCGTATGACACCGATCCCGCGAAGGGCGGAACGTGCCTGCACTGCCACAAGACGCTCGATCCCGCGGCCATCTCGTTCAAGCGGTGGGATTTCAATCCGGCCATGAGCTACTACGTGCCGTGGCCCTTCATCCCGGGCATGGGCCGTCACCGCGTCACGAAGGAGTGGCTGTCCGGGCAGTATCCGCACAGCGGCAACATGCCGGGCAACCGGTGGAGGAACGCGTTCCTCCCCAACACCGTGCTGACCCCGGTCACCCCCGAGCAGATCACCGCCAATCCGGAAGCGGTGCTGCTCGACACGATGCCCGAGTCGTACACACTGCTCGGTCTGCCCGGTGACGGCACGATGGGTCCGCTCGGGTTCGGAAAGCTCCTCGTCCGCTCCGGCGAGTTCGATCGCTGCGCCTCGCGCAAGCTCTACTCGATGTTCATCGGCCGTGAGCTGGACCCGGCCTCCGAGAAGCACTTCATCGACAAGCTCGCCCGGGAGTTCGTCGCACGCGACCGCAAGCTCCGGCCCTTCATCCGCTACCTCTTCGAGCAGCCCGAGCTGCGGAGGGGACTGTAATGAGAACACCGCGTTCGATGTTGAAAGCCGCCGCGCTGGCCACGCTCGTGCTCACCGCCGGGGCCTGCACCGAGACGCCCCCGACGAACGGTGGCGACAACTGCGCACCCTCGAGCAGGAATGATGAGATCCGGCTCGGACTCGCGCCCGCGTGCGAGGGTTGCCACCTCACCGGCAACAAGCCGTTCTTCGCCTCGCTCACCGCGTTCGAGAACGGGCTCGCGTACGACGAGCGGTACGTGAAGCGCGGGGACCCCGACAACAGCCCGCTGATCCAGCTGCTGGAGGGAACCGCCCCCGGAAGCTATCCCCAGATGCCGCCGGGTCAGCCCTATGACGAGCTCGTCGCCAGCGGCCGCGTCAAACTGACCATCGAGCAGGTGAAGGCGTGGATTCGCGAGCTGCCCCCTCCGCCCGAGCGGCTGGAGTCTCCGGATCCGGAAGCGTTCAGCGTCCGCCGGCTCTCCGCCGAGGAGATGGTCGTGAGCTTGATGGAGCAGCTCGGGCTCACGCTCGAGGACTTCGTCAGCACCAGCGACCCCAACTGGCGCAACAAGGAGTACGTGGTCAATGGCGGCAAGCTCTTCGTGTGGCCCGGTGACTGGGCGCCCGGCATCTCGCGCCAGTACGTCTCCGACTCGCGCAGCGTCGAGCGGTTCGATGCGCTCGGAGGCGGCAACTCGCTCGTGTACCGCAAGCGGGACGTGAGCTTCGGTCCCTCCGCCGCGCAGACGCTGGTCCAGATGTCGCAGGCCTGGTGCGCGCGCGCGGTGGACAAGAAGGGCAACACGGCGGTGTTGCGCTACGTGACGCTCGCCGACACCTCCTCGAAGAACCCGGACGCGGTGCAGAAGAACCTGCGCACGCTCTACCTGCGCATGCTCGGACAGCCGCCTTCGGAAGCGGAAGCGAAGGAGCTGTACGAACGGGTCTATGTCCCGCTCGAAGCGCAGAGCACGCGCATCGCCTGGATCGGCGTCTGTGCGTCCCTCATCCGTCACCCGCTGTGGATCACCTACTGAGCCGAGGACACCATGCCGAACACCTCTCGTCGCACGCTGCTCAAGTGGGCCCTCGGAGCCGGACAGCTCGCGCTCCTCGAACGCGCGGGTCTCCTCGGCTCGAGCGCCGCGCGCGCCGCGGACATCGACGTCCCCTCACGGCTCGCGGTGCTCTACATCCCGGGCGGCTACCGGCCGGCGTACTACTTCACCCCGATGGACGACGCGGACATTCCGCTCTGCGTGCCAGCGCCCTCCTCCTACAGCGGCGAGCCCGTCTTCTTCGACGCGAGCAAGCTGGTGAACCTCGGGCCCGAGAACGGACCCTACAAGCCGCTCCGGACCTGGCAGTCGTGGAACCCCCTCAACCCCGCCGAGCGCGGCGGCTTCAGCCCGCTCATGTACGGCTACTCGCACTTCGCGCTGCACGAGCAGCTGAGCGTGCTGCACGGCATCGACCAGGGCACCAACGACCACGCGAGTGCGTTCATCGCCTCGATGTGCGGTGTCGCCGGCGCGGACTACCGGGCGCCCGCCGTCCACTCGGTGATCGCCAACCACCTGTTCGAGAAGTACCGCGAGAGCAGACCGCTGCCGTTCGTGGTCGTCACCGGTGAGCGCGGCACTCCGCTCGGAATGGGACTGCCCTCACACGCCTCGCCCGTCCGCGTGCCGTCGATCGAAGCGCTCAAGCCGCAGCTCTCCGCGAAGCCCTCGGACAATCCCTGGTGGACGGGGCTCGATGCGCGCACCGAGGGGCCCGAGCTGGACGCACGGGGTCAGCCCACCGGCGGCACCTTGAAGACGACCACGGTGGAGCGCTTCTCGCTCTCGCGCGCCCAGCAGTTGATGGAGCGCTCGACGTCGAAGGTGGACAACTACCTCGAGGGCCTGCATGGCTCGCTGTCGTCGGTCTCGCGCGTGCTCGCGACGGATGTCGTGTCC
This is a stretch of genomic DNA from Archangium violaceum. It encodes these proteins:
- a CDS encoding HNH endonuclease, whose protein sequence is MLNSAVLVLNRNYQPVHVTSVKRALSLLYLGVAKAIDTQYRLYEFKDWAELSASAPHDSINTIDRRIRVPRVVVLSAYEYLPRGRVRFSRLNIYARDHDTCQYCARTLPRSELNLDHVVPRSQGGKTSWENVVCSCVPCNLKKGGRTPEQAHMKLLKVPMRPRWTPLFRGASRRVTYREWLPFLNLADASYWNVELLDD
- the selA gene encoding L-seryl-tRNA(Sec) selenium transferase, producing MGAPSTNDGGKNALLRALPSIEQLLHRPSLEERLSGIPRARAVAALRLAVERVRERLLRGEARPFQDSDVEDALRVLATPNLRPVLNATGVVLHTNLGRAPLAPEAVARVAEVSRGYSNLEYDLDEGERGSRYAPVIELLTGLTGAEDALVVNNCAGAALLVLATLAAGREAIVSRGELVEIGGGFRVPDVMKQSGARLVEVGTTNRTRRSDYESALTPDTGVLMKVHRSNFALVGFTEEVETKELAALGRARGVPVFVDLGSGALVPLTGEGLTDEPTVPATVAAGADVVAFSGDKLLGGPQAGIIVGRAALLARVKKHPLTRALRIDKMTVAALEATLELYRDGRPEAVPTYRLLTQPPESLRARAERLLALLAVKGVKARVAPTSGQVGGGAMPLARLPSFACILTVGGPAAFLEYLREADVPVIGRISDGEVVLDVRCLAEEDLGPVAEAVGAASQGRQPC
- a CDS encoding transglycosylase SLT domain-containing protein — protein: MKAFVPLLAAAAAATSLAFTQAPPTEEPSAAPQAQTQNAPSEAQLSPPPDSEKVLVPPGYVEVLNPAFPDPPPPAPVQPRVFKGRSYGLDDLSPYFAEGKRKEAKEAFDKGFYTRARELLEKEGNSLPVRYLRALSAVRAGDDKRAAEEMTALAEDYPALRDRCLTHAGVALESLGRFSDAAVLLAQVPDSSRLYADARLALGRVLRKAKDTEAALAALAPLASRTSPSWGRNVGAEALLASADIAAEKKDKTREREFLWRLWAWHPLTPLAKQAEARLKGQQAPLEMKVVRGEQLIELNRNRQGLDVLEPLLPKLKLPDALACRAHFAYGKGQRKERQHTRAIAALTPVVDQCKERDLLPRALYVLGSSRSIVDQVRGTDTYERLAREFPEHSFADDALFYAADLYVKTGRLELAAQRLQELAKLYPQGDFLGEALFKDFWISRTLKAKDGGLSSLVEIEKRFADADETYDFERARYWRARTLQDRGDAKGAADLFEQLAVEHPATYYGLMARAMLGSLEPARLKRVEPQLDFTRQERRDPWPMHAGAMEKDPHFTAAVELMRLGFPEAVSSELLAVNRSNLPPENVRLLVLMLARAGDERAAHAVARVALRRDLSGRITPETRPVWEVAYPNAFRELIEKHTSAAGVEPDLLQALMREESALDPKALSWAGALGLTQLMPSTAQAVARQLKLKKVTNQSLLEPDVNIKLGAHYLGSLVKRFSGHTPFAVGGYNAGPLAIDRWRADRPGMPLDAWVEEVPIAETRGYIKRVLRSYNTYQLLYGRPAKAPAVQASR
- a CDS encoding sensor histidine kinase produces the protein MDIRTQSALLASIIGLALGVSMLLRAGRPRVLTLYSVFALTVGGYYLSSFFHSLFARAEYPWVSRVAVGATILLASLVPGAAVAFFLEFLGVSKGTHLLGRRLAFLSAVFGLAVAVSPLAQKGWVRVVMGAWVLGALLASVSLLLRRVSTTESRIEKLRLTYLAIGAGAAILFSALDLLGRFGLPFPALGPVFTTLYLFFLAQTLLRLRLMDLHELLGKIASQTVLATILAAVFTVLTVWVDENNTSLFLFNTVVAAFVVLILLEPLRVKVEEQVVAIFFRERFELLRVLGNARTRMAGVIEISELARMVLDALHESGRITHASLYLLAEDRPGYRLLDARGPAPVSFLDTGAARGVLFAVASGQKAVLLENLERRIVVLRQQAVEGKRFRDELKRLNDTRAALLQMKAGITVPLLGNDRVIGFLNLWDERVPEAYASDEIALILEVAERLATALESSKLYEKIRERDRLAALGEMAAGLAHEIRNPLGAIKGAAQCLDPKRLPGEEGEFLEVIVEEVNRLNGVVSAFLDYARPLKQTFGPTDLNEVVTRTVRLIQNEMPQGIELKVEQEESLPRVEADAEQLKQVLINLVQNAMQAMADTGGAITVKTMRPERFNDFRPSGDSFVEVHVSDTGPGIPQDEHQHIFVPFYTTKQKGTGLGLAICQRIVKNHGGTLVVQSKPDEGATFIIRLPAPPAEPVQLPEPVIVDGTPFPTTKPAEAQPSEGATAEGVPPKPERKPKREKKRRAS
- a CDS encoding DUF1549 domain-containing protein; its protein translation is MHWHLPSKSAAMLTVMLAISGLVGIDAHAQQCTPETPETVDPPNDRMSDTRLLRRIVLGLTGTTPTLEQYEAMAAAATPEAREAILRSTLDNALASPKFYERMLRFGHEWIAVGAYTTGASGDAYQGDMSGHLFKCAANTLHPGAYYHVNESKDPGKQCNNQDPDGNTAVPVVNMVEPWWAPGTRVEVLGKAGSNVTQVVDTTKGQTYDCGIASGGYYDPMLPAGCGCGPNLVWCSPLSGLGSASNHDLNVQRRHPYEEPARLFAHLAWHDRPLSDLVIGNYSVGTNWLRALYVRFGRQMGSNAVDSNTTWWRPDADGAPRDPLHPAPNDPQAWREFVVEDLEPFHLALTNNRTRSGSIDRTYRFDPRTTAEAPKGLPAAGVLTMIGAMSSFPRERVRAARFLEIFACQSFTPPPADVHFPPYDTDPAKGGTCLHCHKTLDPAAISFKRWDFNPAMSYYVPWPFIPGMGRHRVTKEWLSGQYPHSGNMPGNRWRNAFLPNTVLTPVTPEQITANPEAVLLDTMPESYTLLGLPGDGTMGPLGFGKLLVRSGEFDRCASRKLYSMFIGRELDPASEKHFIDKLAREFVARDRKLRPFIRYLFEQPELRRGL
- a CDS encoding DUF1501 domain-containing protein; its protein translation is MPNTSRRTLLKWALGAGQLALLERAGLLGSSAARAADIDVPSRLAVLYIPGGYRPAYYFTPMDDADIPLCVPAPSSYSGEPVFFDASKLVNLGPENGPYKPLRTWQSWNPLNPAERGGFSPLMYGYSHFALHEQLSVLHGIDQGTNDHASAFIASMCGVAGADYRAPAVHSVIANHLFEKYRESRPLPFVVVTGERGTPLGMGLPSHASPVRVPSIEALKPQLSAKPSDNPWWTGLDARTEGPELDARGQPTGGTLKTTTVERFSLSRAQQLMERSTSKVDNYLEGLHGSLSSVSRVLATDVVSVMERTKGIDALKTNRPAYLSSYLNESFTYTFGLANFHLTGLDPRMDLALRLLKSDLCTSVHVSLQLDFDTHNTFGHAFSCAHGRGLMDCVARFLGELKASPAPGKPGKTLLDDTLVLVMSEFGRSWASRGKDNTYYQPDDHHPYTSVFFAGGNVAANRQVGSYTSRGLGVPVDIIEENGQPSKRVPRAADAVTTALRIMGMNTHDFFIPGGYGEVLGIRRA